DNA from Solanum stenotomum isolate F172 chromosome 3, ASM1918654v1, whole genome shotgun sequence:
ttaaatgaaaaattaaaaaaaaaaaaatactttaactgatcagatacaaaaaataataatggacaaattatacaaatgttaGCGCATAAGCTTTATTTATCATCCTTTTAATCTAATTTATAACAATTACCCAAAAATGACCatttaatcatattttttccccaaaaatgACCACGctaccttttcttcttcttctgcgtcgtcatcctcctcctcctccttttgCAACTTCTTCCTTCTCCTTCTTTTGcgtcttttcttccttcttcttcttgtcttttttaaaatttcaacatATGACAAACGCGGATTGTTTTGAggaaattatatatcaaaagattAGAAACATTCAGaaaatttcatatctaaaatttgagaCTATTTAgaggtgattttgagttgatcgaGATTAAAAATCAGTTGTATATTTTATGTACAATTAAATTATATTCAGttttttgagtgtatcataatgtataaTTAGTGTATACCTCATGTATTTGTAGGCTATATTATATAGTCAATGTATACTTTCTATgacttttaactattttttctataaataaaactataattatatttgttataaactaattactttattgtatatatttgaaactatcacaaaaataatttaacaccAATCATATTGAGtacttaaaaagaaaattaaacaggAAAAATTACGCGACTAAATAAACATATgccaattaattatttaaattagttgtagtttgaagaaattattttttgtcactaACATAGAACAATATTTACGTGGGCCACGtctagaatttgtataattcggttcCTAGTTGTATAAttcataatttgtataatttaatttctaattgtataaataaaaaaattggataTGCTTACCGTAGCTATTTGTATACGTTTCATTTATCTTGTTTGTATATGATGTGTTGAtacatttgatttgtataagttctggaaaaaatcataaattcctaaatacaaaatttatatatacttactttatttgtatattgactaacgaaatatataaatagaaatattcatagcaaacaaaaatcatatatatatatataagagaaccctaggcccgcctatgtggcgccaccacaaaccagaattcccttttaatttatttatttccaataCTAGCCTTCTCTTTTCaggaaaagttgtgactttcaggaaaagttgtaacttttatgaaaaagtgtgacttttatgaaaagttgcgacttttacaTCAAAAGTTGtatcttttatgaaaaaatgtgacttttatgaagagttgcgacttttatgaaaaattgtgacttttatgaaaggttttgacctttccgaagggttgtaacttttccaaagagttgtaacctttccaataaggcacaataagcatttgttcacactatcttttgttgtctataaatagagagatttcctgccactattatttgtaggtGTTTTTCCGTTGTAGGGTAgtcgaattcaaatacattaattaagctTCTTATGAAGTTTGTTTCATTCCTCAATGTTTTCTTCCTCCTATTTCATGGAGCTTAATCTATACTATAAGTCATAGCGATTCATGTAattatgacaatttttttttgctattttggtgacttttttttcaactatgttaaaaatttcagcaaagatgaataaaaattgatcttctcttttgtccctttctacAAGTTTCTTCGTATAAgcaaataaaattgattttgattgCATGCAACATTACTACTCTTGCATCTCTCATTCCACAACTCTTAACGCTATTGAAATGGTTGAATTTATTACATTTGGTTCTTTAGTAAACAAAAGGTTTATTTTTTCCACTATTatttgtaagtttttttttttttgccataAGGGAGTCCAattcatataaattaattaaacttcttatgaagtgtgttttattcctcaaagttttcttACTCATATTTCTTGAATCTTAATCTTTTACTGTAAGTCATTGTGATTCATGTATCTATTGCATTTTTATTTGCTATTTtggtgactttttttaaaactctGTTAAAAATTTCAGTGAGGATGGTGGAAATAttatcttctcttttgtccctttctaAAAGTTTTTTCATAAACTTTTTGGGAAAGTTGCTTGTGGGTTGTACTGTATTTGATAGCACACAACAACAAATATGTGATAACTGATACGGAACCAATGATGAAGTTTGTTAAAAGAACCAAACAGATTGCTCCCTTGCTTGCCAtagttaatatattattttgattgtttttcttAGGTACAAACAATTCGTATGTCATTGCACTCTTCCTAGAATATTAGTATAGACACAATTAGTCCACTTCTTTTGTCGCATGTTAAGTAATTTGTCATATTTCTTCGTCTCTTCTTTTTTGGGCATAATAAAAGATCAAGTTTTCTTGAAACAAACAAATGTCCAAAATccactataacaaaaataatttttatcgacaataaatatgcacattaacgAAGAGTGCTAGAGCCTTAccgacattaattaattgtaattaGATTCAATATTGCTATAATCTTTAGGGACATTTATAAAGAGTACCAATTGCCTCTGAAAATACATATTTACCGacaattaagctattaattgttgttaaagatcatttttactTTAGTGGTAactctttattttgataaagttttatgttttttttaataaagatgtaacaactctttcttttggattatttcaattaaatttgtgaaCTATAAACTTGGATACAACCTGATAGACTAtgttattgaaaaatatttttatcaacatgcctttttcttcttgattgctAGGACAGTAaggttgtttttattattatttgtggatATTTGCGAGTTCAAGTGCTCACAAAATTATGTTGtgagattttaatatgttatgtgtcaaaattttgatttagaATATCCAGTTGTGAACAGTTCCATTTAGATGTCACCTACTGCTTGGTCGATAATTGCATTAATTCTTTGTAACTGCATActataatcataaaaataactaTGGTTCAATTCAAAATAAGTTGGGGTCGGTAATATGAAACATAAGCAATAGTAATGACTACTGTGAAACAATGAGGAAAAACAGTTATGATACTAACAATTTTAGGGTCAATTTTAACATATACATAATACGTCATactataataaaaacaaattgatGGAGGTTCATAAGAAAGGAGCTGAAGGTCTTCCATTTGAGTTTAGTTAATTATGTTCTTGTATGGACGTGATGTTCCACTTTACTTGGGAGTGTTGTTGTTCGAGGCTTTTTGGTTTCTTCTTTAGCGTCTGATGTTGTTCTTTATAACTTTTTTGAATATAGCAAATTTCATTACTTCTGACCAACTATTTCTATGGAGATTTTCTTAGACTTCTTTCTTATACTTAAAATCTCTATATGATTCATAATGTttctataacaaaaaaataatatagcaCTTTAAGATTTCGGAGGAATGCTTgccttaaaataaaatgttcttgACAATATAGcgtatatattgaaaatatgaatattatcgAATGATCATATGTAAGCTTAGTAAAATAGTTCAATCCCGTGCGAAACACGAGTAATTTACCTAGTATAGTTATAAAGAGTAATTAGACAAACTATAGCCAAgagaatttattaaaaaaaggacTTCACTCTATCTgttattaaattgtttttttactaGAAATTAAAGCAGTACAAGAGAGggagagaaataaaaataaaaataaaaagaatttttagAAAAGCTGTCTTAAACCTCAGTCCCCAAAATGAAAAACATGAGTAATTTTGGATTCTTAAACCCTCCCTCGCCAACGCTTACACTTCAAATATAGCACCAAATATTATTATACAGCAATTTTGTGTTGATTTGAGATGCAGATTGTTCGGCGGCTCTCCATTACTGTATCCAAACAAGGTTTGTTACAAGTAATTTTTTGTTAATCTGTGTATAGAAGAAGTAGTAGTATTATGTGATCTTCAATATCTGAGAAAATGTTAATTCAAATGCATGCTGAATCTGATGTGTATGACAGTAGTTGGAGATGCTTCAAATTCAGTTCGTGGATCGAAGACTCAGTGCCGGTGGAGGTCGTTTGCGGCCACCGTTCCGTCTGATTCAGCGGCAGATAGAAGGAAACCGAAAAAAGTATTAATGGAAGAAAGGATAGCAATGGTGGAAGGTTTTGTTAACAAGTAGTATATCGTTTTCCCTCTTTTTTAGGTTGATTTCTGCTTCTATTTTGTGTTTAATTGATGCAATAATTGTTGAATCCTATTCAAGTGTAGGGGGAGTGTAAAATATATTGTATGCCGCCTTTCTGTTAATTTTCTGCAAAATGTTGTTTCTAATCCTTGAACCTGTGACCTGCATCAACCAAATGAGCAACTCTATTGTGGCACTGATTTGACTGTACAAATTCAAACTTAGGCCACAAGCTGACTAAAGAGTGAAAGTTAACATAATAGGAACAATTTGGTTACACTTAATTAGGAAATACTTCTATTTTGAAGCCATagagagttttttttatataagtaatCAGAGATTTTATAAATGCTTGCACTGAGCCAGACATAATGACAGATTATGCAGATCCCCTGTTGTATATTAATATGCATCTACATCATAACCAGGTTGCATAAAAAAgctagcaaaaaaaaaaaaagacatctTTGTTAAGGGTATGTATGTTGCTCTTATGACCTTAAAAGATTCTGCCATTTCTTTCAAGCCAAACATGAATGGCTTGAGGAATGCTATTCCAAGTCTTTTGTGATTTCTTGGACGTCCCCTCTCTGTTCCAGCATTGTATTAGCTCAATAATGTATTTGGCATGATTTAGAACATGTCAAAGATTGCCACAAACTTGCTCCACAGTTTGCTGGTAACTCTGCATTAAAAAAAGGTGGCCAACATCTTTGGAGAAGCCTATTTGCAGTGCAATGTCGATACCTTTCCAATGGCATGAATTTTGAGGATTCATATATTGATCCCAACAAATTTGTTATTGAGGCATaataattgttgttgttaatCAGCATGGATAGTGGAGAGGACTGTTTCAGTTTTACGACCTGATACCAAGTAACAGAAATGCATTACAAGTTAGACTTTGGACCCATTAGTTTCCAGAGTAGTTTTTCATATTATTCGTCAAGTATTTGATATGTTATGAAGTTTGGtgctatatatttatttaagacGCATGACAGGGATTTTGCTGGCAATTTCTATTTTCAAATGCAACCCTTGACGAGTTTTGAAAGACTGATGCGAAGGGCTACTGCTAACCAAATAGGCATAAAGAATTTTCTGAATTTCATTTACAAATTCGTACGAGTGTGAAGGAGGATTAACAAAGTTCCGTATATGCGAATTTGTGGAGGCAATATAAAATTGGATATATCTGCcttagttttattattattaggggAAGCCAAGTCATGCTGTTCAACTTTATCTCTTACACATGAAATTTAATCCGTTTTGTTCAATTTGGTGATTGATGGTTGACTAATTTTAGAGGAAAAAGGCAAGGTTCCATTAGGGTTTTTGAATATAGTGGATAATATTTTACTTCATGGATAATTTCCCTTCCTGTCCCCCTCACAAGTGAATATTTTTTGTTACTTATCATGTATCCAAATATGGCAGTGGGATAGTCAATGTGTGTTTTCTTGGAAATCATTGTTCTCAATTGTATCTTTTCCCCTGATACTTCATATAAAGAATTTCCCTGATGTCTTTCGAGTTCTACTTCTAAATTTGGCTGCAAAAACCTATTATATGACCCTTTTGTATACTATATCAATGACTTGGTAGAGTTTCAATGGTTGTATGATGCTCTTTTCTCTTGATTGGCCCACACTAATGAGATCCCTTCTCACTTTCCATTTGGTCAGAAGCTGGGAGCTCATAACCAAGATATTTCATGTTCttggaactaccttctcctaaaAACTACAGCCAGCTTATCAAGTGTCCTTAGCTTTCTGAAGGCATGCACTATTattagatatttgtgtgacttGATTATGGTGCTGCTCTACCTATCCATAGAAAGGGctcattttatgttttgaatttGCTTAACCGAAGTAGGGACCTCTGTTTTACTTTTGAAACTTGAGCTAGCTGTAACAATCATCCATATTATTGTATCTTCAGCTTGCTTCATGACCTTTGAGTACATTTTGTGTAAGTGGACCTATGAACTTTTGTCATCCTGACGGAGTTGAtgataagcaaaaaaaaaatagtgttctTGAATTGGTTATTTGGTTGATATTTGAAAGCTACAATATAGGAGTATGGCCAAGTGAATTGGTAATCCTAGGGGCAGAATTTTAGaagttaaaaatgatttttttttgtgcaaactgagtttttatttttggaggTGTGCCAGTAATCAACAAGAATATGTTACTCTTATTTTCATGGAAAATGAGACATACATAGGTTTATTGATCACCTTGGAGTGTCCTTAGAttaaattttcttctatttacTCATACTTGGGAGAAAATCTCTAGTGGTAGTGCAGAAAGATGAAGAAATACTGGatatagtattttctttgtcAATGTTACTGAATAATGGCCCTTTCTTATTTAACAATCATAATAGAGCCTCTGGATGGCCTTTAGGAGTTCCCTAAAGGTATTGTTGTCTCTGGATTGCGGAATCCTCTGTATTTTAAGTCATCAAACCTGTGTCTTAACTGAGTTGGAATTTATTTGTGAGTAGTCCTGGCTGACAATAAGGATGTTACCCAGGAGCTTTTATGTCAATCAGACTACTAGTTAGGTCTATATTTGTTCCTTTACACCACCTTTACATGACATCACTAAGCTAGACGGCTCCAGCCAAAGCAAGGAGTGAATGTTTATAGCTAATATGTAAGCATTGAAACGGGTCCTTAATTTGGTTTGCAGGATTTACAGTGGAGTTTTGAATTTTAAGATCAGCTAATCATCTTTTATCCATTTTGCAGATATAGAGCCATGAATGGTGGAAAATTTCCATCTGCTTATGCGGCAATGAAAGAAGTTGGTGGCGGGTATTACACTGTCAAGAAGATTGTCCAAGAAATGCAATACAATGCTAAAATGCCAGTAGATAAAGACTCTGTGGTTAAAGAAGTTTCCGCAAGAAAAGCTGCAATTAGGAAGGATAAGAGCAAGGTCGAGGTAAAGCTGCAATTAAGCAGTGCAACATGTCTCGAACATGAATGTGAGGATACTAGTAGCAACCGTGAGGCAGAGGCAAAGCTACAAACTCCAATTGCAGCAGAGAAGATTTCGTTGCATGAGATGTCAAGAATTTCTGGAAGTGTAAGTATGCTATAGACCTGTTTCCTGCAAGATTCTGGATTTTAATCAAATAGAATTCATCAATTTCTTCTGATTAGAAAAAATTCCATCAAGGTTATCTGCTGTGATTCTTGTGAACTGGACTGAAATTAGAGGAAAACTAGAAAATCACTAAATGCTCTTTGAGTTTGTCTGAGATATTGAAGGTTGATCACAATTTTGACCAACAATTCTTGACTTTGAATTAATAGTAATCCTAAGATGTTCAATGATGTAATTGTTATCCACCACTATACTGATTTTTGGAATATGGTTTTGAATCCTCTTCTGAGGACTCCATAGAATCAGGCctttaaagagaaaaaagacaTGGCAAGCTATCTTACTATCTATTTCCTTTCTGAGTCCCCAATTTTTCACTTGTATGTTGCATGtggtaaaataattaagtttctAATGCAGGATAAT
Protein-coding regions in this window:
- the LOC125859637 gene encoding uncharacterized protein LOC125859637 isoform X2, whose protein sequence is MQIVRRLSITVSKQVGDASNSVRGSKTQCRWRSFAATVPSDSAADRRKPKKVLMEERIAMVEGFVNKYRAMNGGKFPSAYAAMKEVGGGYYTVKKIVQEMQYNAKMPVDKDSVVKEVSARKAAIRKDKSKVEVKLQLSSATCLEHECEDTSSNREAEAKLQTPIAAEKISLHEMSRISGSDNKDAAAQVLGAEVKSFSHSEEPENNIKQKDSPMEDFKFDGRKQMDEQIHSPEPEKPTRKLSNERKADTRAESKPSMWKNMKSFADGILNMWWKQ
- the LOC125859637 gene encoding uncharacterized protein LOC125859637 isoform X1, whose protein sequence is MQIVRRLSITVSKQVVGDASNSVRGSKTQCRWRSFAATVPSDSAADRRKPKKVLMEERIAMVEGFVNKYRAMNGGKFPSAYAAMKEVGGGYYTVKKIVQEMQYNAKMPVDKDSVVKEVSARKAAIRKDKSKVEVKLQLSSATCLEHECEDTSSNREAEAKLQTPIAAEKISLHEMSRISGSDNKDAAAQVLGAEVKSFSHSEEPENNIKQKDSPMEDFKFDGRKQMDEQIHSPEPEKPTRKLSNERKADTRAESKPSMWKNMKSFADGILNMWWKQ